In a genomic window of Aggregatimonas sangjinii:
- a CDS encoding DUF4136 domain-containing protein, with protein MNGIKIIAIPMLLVLFLSSCSSVRVLSDYDKDANFNTYKSYAFYKTGIDRAQISDLDKKRILRAIETEMNARGFSKSETPDILVSIFTKEREQVDVFNNNWGWGGFGWGWGGFGPGWGWGWGGFGPGWGWGGTNVSTRTEGSLYIDLIDAKNKELVWQGKGTGTLGNSKNMEKKEARIQQFVSEILTQYPPNKVAVN; from the coding sequence ATGAATGGAATAAAAATAATAGCGATACCAATGCTTTTAGTGCTTTTCTTAAGTTCTTGTAGCTCCGTACGGGTGTTGAGCGATTACGATAAAGACGCCAATTTCAACACCTATAAATCATATGCCTTCTACAAAACGGGAATTGATAGGGCACAAATCTCCGATTTAGACAAAAAACGCATCTTGCGCGCCATCGAAACCGAAATGAACGCTCGAGGCTTTTCAAAATCGGAAACCCCGGATATTTTGGTCAGTATCTTCACAAAAGAACGCGAACAAGTTGATGTATTCAACAACAACTGGGGCTGGGGAGGCTTTGGTTGGGGTTGGGGAGGCTTCGGTCCCGGATGGGGATGGGGTTGGGGTGGCTTTGGTCCCGGTTGGGGCTGGGGCGGTACCAATGTTAGCACCAGAACCGAAGGTTCGCTGTATATTGATCTTATCGACGCCAAGAACAAAGAACTGGTCTGGCAGGGTAAAGGAACAGGTACCTTGGGCAATTCTAAAAACATGGAAAAAAAAGAGGCCCGTATACAACAGTTTGTGTCCGAAATCCTTACACAATATCCCCCGAACAAGGTGGCGGTCAACTAA
- a CDS encoding DUF5522 domain-containing protein codes for MKEIVPIEDGDFYWSEQGYRVFTEQYHLKRGYCCESGCRHCPYGYDPKRNSQ; via the coding sequence ATGAAAGAAATCGTACCGATAGAAGACGGGGATTTTTACTGGTCGGAACAAGGCTATCGGGTTTTTACCGAGCAATACCACCTAAAAAGGGGCTATTGTTGTGAAAGTGGCTGTCGCCATTGCCCTTACGGATACGACCCAAAAAGGAATTCACAATGA